The window TGCGCGCCACGACGAAGGGCACGCGCTAATGGGTGGCGATGCGCCCTCAGCCCTGTCACTATCGCAGGTCTTGAACAGCCGGACCGGGGAACAAAAACGTCAACAGATCATCAAGGTGGGCGCGCCAGTTGCCCCAGCTGTGCCCCTCGTGCGGCTCCTGGTAGCAAACCTCATAGTCGCGCTGGTCCAGGATTTGACGTAAACCCCTCACCAGAGGGATGAGGACCGGCAGGTCATAGGTCCCGACGTCCAGGTAGATGCGCAGGGGCCGCTTGTCCCCCTCCTGGAATGCCCTGGCCAGCTCCGGCTCCACGTAGGACGACTGCGCCCCCACATTGCCAAACTGCTCCGGGTAATGAAGCCCCAGCCAGAGCGAAATGTTGCCGCCATTTGAAGCGCCGATGGTTGCCCGCAGCCGCGGATCGGCGCTCACCGGGTACCTGGCAGCCACCCAGGGGAGTACCTCCAACAGGATGAACGCGGCCAAGGCTTCCTTTCTGTCGCCCGCATACTCGCGCTGCCGCTCTCCCGGCGAAAGGAACACCGCTACCAGGGGAGCTACCTTGCCGGAGGCGATGAGGTTGTCCAGCACCGTGGCAGCGTCCCCCAGGGTCAAGTAGTCGCTCCCGTCGTGAAATAAGGCGAGCGCGTATGGCGCACCTCGGTCCGCAAAGGCAGGCGGGACGTACACGGCAACCCTGCGCCGTCCACCAAGCTGGCCGCTGGTAATGACCGTATCGTGCACCGCGCCGTGTGGCAGATCCGGCCTGAGGACAAGCTCGGCCGGTGGCTGGTACCTTCCCATGCGCAATTCCGAGTTCGGGCCAAAACCGCCGCGGATCGTCAGAGGGTTCATAGGATCGAGCAGCCAGAGGGTGTCGTCCACCACTATCTTGTAGTCCAGACGGGCGTCGGCTGCGAAGACCCGGCGTGCGTGCCACAGGTCGGTCCCCGCCACGGGCGTGAGCAGGCACGTCGGGCGCCAGCCGGTGGCATCGCCGGCCACAGCGACGCTTTGTGCCCGACCACGATAGAGAAAGTGAACCACCGTGTCCTGTTCCACCACGGGAAAAGCAGGGCAAGCCGCGTAGAGACTATCCACGAGCGCCTGTCGTTCGGCCGGCGGCGCCTGGAAAAGACGCGCCAGCACGGCACTGCAGCGCTGCCCTGAGGCCGATGATGCCAGGGACAGCAGCAGGACAGACCACATCCACCCGGGTACAACGCGCTTCTGCCTTACCCTCCACAGAGCCCTGCGAGCACAGGGTTGCCGCGTGCGCCGGAACCGCGTGCCTGCGCACCAATCGGCCTCAGGCTCGCGTCCAGGGACCGCCTGCACGACTGCAAGGCCCGTCTTCTTAGGCCACATGCGCTCAGTGCATCCAGTTAAAAGCCTTCACCACTTCCAACAAGTCGTTGCTGGTAAAGGTCAGCTCCCAGTCGCCGGTACGCTTGGCGCCAGGGTAGAGCGACTTTTCGTGCACCACCTCCTCCCGCTTCAGTTTCAGGACCATTGTGTAGGGTGGCTTCAGCTTGTAGGGTTTGTAAGTGGCAAGATTTTGCAAGGCGCGTGTCACTCCCTGGCGGATCCTCTCGCGTGCCACCTCCGGATGCAGGCACAGCGCCGCATTGCCAATCCCCTCCTTGACCGCGACGGTCTCCACATTGCCCAAGAGTTCCTTCACCTGCTGACAGATGGCCTTGTCGCCGGCCACAAAGACCACCGGCACATTGAAGTGGCCGGCGATGAGCGCATTGAGTCCCGCCTCCGGAAGGGAGACGCCGTTGATGATGAGGTCGGCGACAGTGCCACTCATGGTGTGTTCCAGAGTCGCGTGCGGCGTGCCCGCCTTGGCGTGATAACCGATGAAGATAGCCGCCGCAAAGGTCTCGTCGATCCCTTCCATCATCCCCTTGAATCCGCCTGACCAGTCGCGCAGCAGGAGAGCAGCAGGGTGCAGTTCCTCGGGCAGGATGTTGCGCGCCGAGCCGTGGGAATCGCGCACCACAATTTCTGTCGCGCCGGCAGCCAC of the Calditrichota bacterium genome contains:
- a CDS encoding M55 family metallopeptidase, which translates into the protein MKRVLILALVAVMAAPFGAQGGGPRKVFISVDMEGISGVVNWEEVDRNGKDYDYFRRLMTKEANAAVEGAVAAGATEIVVRDSHGSARNILPEELHPAALLLRDWSGGFKGMMEGIDETFAAAIFIGYHAKAGTPHATLEHTMSGTVADLIINGVSLPEAGLNALIAGHFNVPVVFVAGDKAICQQVKELLGNVETVAVKEGIGNAALCLHPEVARERIRQGVTRALQNLATYKPYKLKPPYTMVLKLKREEVVHEKSLYPGAKRTGDWELTFTSNDLLEVVKAFNWMH